Proteins from one Panicum virgatum strain AP13 chromosome 7K, P.virgatum_v5, whole genome shotgun sequence genomic window:
- the LOC120641018 gene encoding disease resistance protein SUMM2-like: MPSGYWDRLMWCHVERCPNLDTIFPAEAIDFGNQLQTIWASDLQMARCIWSQGVKINRHMYGSFENLQHLHLRYCPRLQFALPVWVASFPNLETLHIIRCGDLTHVFALNKRYPEEIVAHGLPFPKLTTIHLHDLPKLRQIFEVKMLAPALKTIRIRGCFGLRRLPALQGRKPGVKRPAVEMEKDVWDALEWDGLAAGHHPSLFEPPVHSRYYRRRRLLRGTVLR, encoded by the exons ATGCCCTCGGGATACTGGGATCGCCTTATGTGGTGCCACGTGGAGAGGTGCCCCAACTTGGATACCATCTTCCCTGCAGAGGCAATTGACTTTGGAAATCAACTACAGACCATCTGGGCATCGGATCTCCAGATGGCCCGGTGCATTTGGAGCCAAGGTGTCAAAATCAACAGACATATGTATGGTTCCTTCGAAAATCTGCAGCACCTGCACCTGCGTTACTGCCCGAGGCTCCAGTTCGCGCTGCCGGTGTGGGTCGCCTCCTTCCCCAACCTAGAGACCCTCCACATCATCCGCTGCGGCGACCTCACGCACGTCTTCGCGCTGAACAAAAGGTACCCGGAGGAGATAGTCGCCCACGGCTTACCGTTCCCGAAGCTGACCACCATCCACCTGCACGACCTGCCGAAGCTGCGGCAGATATTTGAGGTCAAGATGCTCGCGCCGGCGCTCAAGACCATCAGGATAAGGGGGTGCTTCGGCCTGCGCCGGCTGCCGGCTTTGCAGGGCCGCAAGCCCGGCGTGAAGCGGCCGGCCGTCGAGATGGAGAAGGACGTCTGGGACGCGCTGGAGTGGGacgggctcgccgccggccaccaccccaGCCTCTTCGAGCCGCCCGTGCACTCGCGCTACTACAGGAGGAGGCGCCTCCTCAGGGGCACCGTTCTCAG GTGA
- the LOC120641020 gene encoding uncharacterized protein LOC120641020 isoform X2, which translates to MERWYIGERDVDGARKEILERIRHESDKKVFYFNGWSGFGAAPVLRSIEQELRSIKAKKNPSRLCFDTIIYIDCSAWESRRVMQRKIAEELKLDPETVLATFDKQDEEDDFNGVDLGSRDVIPSVSQVIYQTLDKRKFVMVFLNGSDDEVDLHKFGIIADDYCDHVIVWAFKRRSLTIHEHRDEISSKLRYTHLFLYDYLSDNQLSTSEFHALLHEEAANIVARHPWMQGVDPTMVMECCLYELFLQYSFHRATGFDWVAHSPNYWMCDGIIKRDGTREITDALHQEIHWECDDTSLFDEVFEKLMEDPEAPFLVVKKDGIWICMTSKNLTIQEDTKAILERASSLFVALDKSENPQDSPNVFLKHCCNLGVLILSHCSFSFMSPPFLQCEGLRFLGLDHCTHDNRSEGAGNNANWVCLQSLWVLDLRYTEWDAILSEENMDIMTNLRELNIEGFMCCQLISGRLQGRLRYLQKLRIIKPTHKAETTSKDCNNSFVDKIDLEILDLSGNRDMENLPANLSMAKSLQMLILDGCDGLENVAVPDGLPSSLRSFSFDGYGPATKWMSSFKLPQEFSEPKQPHDADKRDAKTSKISLQGCTQLENLFVRGLPNLVELDLSGSAIKVLDLKTMVVDVPELKRLFLLGCENLRAIIWGSSDELKLEEVCIDTRAKRTLGLTRPSLAQHKHFRLQLHAVLADARLGRSLFRLLYDQYYSIARDIYFNIHVTSSVEYGGGVGLETTIKEKTAGPSDGPQHHVLASPYGDVTTKIGNNNVPMLVFPQPPAQRSDHHIEISNESRSLGTELGAGGRTLGWLTIRYAESLHVHDAATSSSMPSGYWDRLMWCHVERCPNLDTIFPGIPAEAFGGHQLQTIWASDLQMARCIWSQGVRGHYASFQNLQHLHLRSCPRLQFALPVWVPSFPSLKTLHIIHCGDLTHVFVLDEKYPEEIVARGVPFPKLTTIHLHDLPKLRQISEVKMLAPALKTIRIRGCFGLRRLPVLQGREPGVKRPAVEMEKDVWDALEWDGLAAGHHPSLFEPPVHSRYYRMRRLLRGTVLR; encoded by the exons ATGGAAAGATGG TATATTGGCGAAAGAGATGTTGATGGCGCCAGAAAGGAGATACTTGAGCGTATCCGGCACGAGAGTGACAAAAAGGTCTTCTATTTTAATGGTTGGAGTGGCTTTGGGGCGGCGCCTGTTCTCAGATCCATAGAGCAAGAACTTCGGTCAATCAAAGCCAAGAAAAATCCTTCAAGACTATGCTTTGACACAATAATTTACATAGATTGCTCAGCATGGGAAAGTAGAAGGGTGATGCAGAGGAAAATCGCAGAGGAGCTAAAACTAGACCCTGAAACAGTGCTGGCCACGTTTGACAAGCAGGATGAAGAGGATGACTTCAATGGTGTGGACCTTGGCTCTAGGGATGTGATTCCTAGTGTTTCGCAAGTGATTTACCAAACCCTGGATAAAAGAAAATTTGTGATGGTTTTCCTTAATGGAAGTGATGATGAGGTTGATTTACATAAGTTTGGTATTATCGCTGATGATTATTGCGACCACGTAATAGTATGGGCATTCAAAAGACGGTCTTTGACTATACATGAACACCGTGATGAGATATCAAGCAAGCTAAGATACACCCACCTTTTTCTCTATGATTATTTGTCAGATAACCAATTAAGTACTTCAGAGTTTCATGCACTGCTGCATGAAGAAGCAGCTAACATAGTTGCTCGCCACCCATGGATGCAAGGCGTCGATCCAACAATGGTAATGGAGTGTTGCCTGTACGAGTTGTTCTTGCAATATAGTTTTCACAGGGCCACGGGATTTGATTGGGTGGCTCATTCTCCAAACTACTGGATGTGTGATGGGATAATTAAGAGAGATGGAACAAGGGAGATTACTGATGCATTGCATCAGGAAATACATTGGGAGTGTGATGATACTTCTCTGTTTGATGAAGTGTTTGAAAAACTCATGGAAGACCCAGAGGCTCCATTTTTGGTGGTCAAGAAGGATGGTAT TTGGATTTGTATGACCTCAAAGAATCTGACAATACAAGAAGATACAAAAGCTATATTGGAAAGGGCATCGTCTTTATTCGTAGCACTTGACAAGTCTGAGAACCCACAAGACTCACCAAATGTGTTTCTTAAACACTGCTGCAACCTTGGCGTGCTAATTCTCTCTCATTGCAGCTTCAGTTTTATGTCACCTCCTTTCCTCCAGTGTGAGGGATTGAGATTCCTCGGATTGGATCACTGCACACATGACAACAGaagtgaaggtgcagggaacaatGCAAACTGGGTGTGTCTACAAAGCCTATGGGTGCTTGACTTACGTTACACAGAATGGGATGCTATCTTATCTGAAGAAAATATGGATATCATGACTAACCTCAGGGAGCTAAATATTGAGGGATTCATGTGTTGTCAGTTAATAAGTGGTAGATTACAGGGAAGGTTGCGTTACCTCCAAAAGCTTCGGATAATCAAACCCACTCATAAAGCAGAGACGACATCAAAAGATTGCAACAACTCATTCGTGGACAAAATAGATCTGGAAATACTTGATTTGTCAGGTAACAGAGACATGGAAAATCTGCCAGCAAACTTATCAATGGCAAAGAGCCTCCAGATGCTTATCCTTGATGGTTGCGACGGGTTAGAGAATGTTGCTGTGCCAGACGGGCTTCCCTCTTCCCTAAGATCATTTAGTTTTGATGGATATGGACCGGCGACCAAATGGATGTCATCCTTTAAGCTGCCCCAAGAATTTTCCGAACCGAAGCAGCCGCATGATGCAGATAAAAGAGATGCCAAAACCTCCAAGATATCCCTACAAGGCTGCACGCAATTGGAGAATTTGTTTGTACGCGGACTACCTAATCTTGTGGAGCTAGACCTCTCAGGAAGTGCAATCAAGGTACTTGACCTCAAAACTATGGTGGTAGATGTCCCAGAACTCAAGCGGCTCTTTTTGCTAGGTTGTGAGAACCTCCGTGCAATAATTTGGGGATCATCAGATGAGCTAAAGCTGGAAGAGGTGTGCATAGACACACGAGCTAAGAGGACACTTGGACTTACTCGGCCGTCCCTTGCCCAGCATAAGCATTTCCGCTTGCAGTTGCATGCTGTTCTCGCAGACGCGAGGCTCGGCAGGTCCTTGTTTCGCCTGCTGTATGATCAATATTATTCGATTGCAAGAGATATTTATTTCAATATCCATGTCACCTCTTCAGTTGAGTACGGTGGGGGTGTTGGGCTCGAAACGACAATCAAGGAGAAGACTGCAGGACCTAGTGATGGTCCCCAGCACCATGTTCTAGCGAGTCCGTATGGTGATGTAACCACCAAGATCGGCAACAATAATGTCCCAATGCTGGTGTTTCCACAGCCCCCGGCTCAACGGTCAGATCATCATATTGAGATTAGTAACGAGAGCCGAAGCTTGGGTACTGAACTGGGGGCAGGTGGCCGTACTTTAGGTTGGCTAACAATACGCTACGCCGAATCCCTGCACGTCCATGATGCCGCAACCAGCAGTAGCATGCCCTCGGGATACTGGGATCGCCTTATGTGGTGCCACGTGGAGAGGTGCCCCAACTTGGATACCATCTTCCCTGGAATCCCTGCAGAGGCGTTCGGTGGACATCAACTACAGACCATCTGGGCATCAGATCTCCAGATGGCCCGATGCATTTGGAGCCAAGGTGTCAGAGGCCACTATGCTTCCTTCCAAAATCTGCAGCACCTGCACCTGCGTTCCTGCCCGAGGCTCCAGTTCGCGCTGCCGGTGTGGGTCCCCTCCTTCCCCAGCCTGAAGACCCTCCACATCATCCACTGCGGCGACCTCACGCACGTCTTCGTGCTGGACGAAAAGTACCCGGAGGAGATAGTCGCCCGCGGCGTACCGTTCCCGAAGCTGACCACCATCCACCTGCACGACCTGCCGAAGCTGCGGCAGATATCTGAGGTCAAGATGCTCGCGCCGGCGCTCAAGACCATCAGGATAAGGGGGTGTTTCGGCCTGCGCCGGCTGCCGGTCTTGCAGGGCCGCGAGCCCGGCGTGAAGAGGCCGGCcgtggagatggagaaggacgTGTGGGACGCGCTGGAGTGGGacgggctcgccgccggccaccaccccaGCCTCTTCGAGCCGCCCGTGCACTCGCGCTACTACAGGATGAGGCGCCTCCTCAGGGGCACCGTTCTCAG GTGA
- the LOC120641020 gene encoding uncharacterized protein LOC120641020 isoform X1, translated as MERWYIGERDVDGARKEILERIRHESDKKVFYFNGWSGFGAAPVLRSIEQELRSIKAKKNPSRLCFDTIIYIDCSAWESRRVMQRKIAEELKLDPETVLATFDKQDEEDDFNGVDLGSRDVIPSVSQVIYQTLDKRKFVMVFLNGSDDEVDLHKFGIIADDYCDHVIVWAFKRRSLTIHEHRDEISSKLRYTHLFLYDYLSDNQLSTSEFHALLHEEAANIVARHPWMQGVDPTMVMECCLYELFLQYSFHRATGFDWVAHSPNYWMCDGIIKRDGTREITDALHQEIHWECDDTSLFDEVFEKLMEDPEAPFLVVKKDGISYSRESPCCRWICMTSKNLTIQEDTKAILERASSLFVALDKSENPQDSPNVFLKHCCNLGVLILSHCSFSFMSPPFLQCEGLRFLGLDHCTHDNRSEGAGNNANWVCLQSLWVLDLRYTEWDAILSEENMDIMTNLRELNIEGFMCCQLISGRLQGRLRYLQKLRIIKPTHKAETTSKDCNNSFVDKIDLEILDLSGNRDMENLPANLSMAKSLQMLILDGCDGLENVAVPDGLPSSLRSFSFDGYGPATKWMSSFKLPQEFSEPKQPHDADKRDAKTSKISLQGCTQLENLFVRGLPNLVELDLSGSAIKVLDLKTMVVDVPELKRLFLLGCENLRAIIWGSSDELKLEEVCIDTRAKRTLGLTRPSLAQHKHFRLQLHAVLADARLGRSLFRLLYDQYYSIARDIYFNIHVTSSVEYGGGVGLETTIKEKTAGPSDGPQHHVLASPYGDVTTKIGNNNVPMLVFPQPPAQRSDHHIEISNESRSLGTELGAGGRTLGWLTIRYAESLHVHDAATSSSMPSGYWDRLMWCHVERCPNLDTIFPGIPAEAFGGHQLQTIWASDLQMARCIWSQGVRGHYASFQNLQHLHLRSCPRLQFALPVWVPSFPSLKTLHIIHCGDLTHVFVLDEKYPEEIVARGVPFPKLTTIHLHDLPKLRQISEVKMLAPALKTIRIRGCFGLRRLPVLQGREPGVKRPAVEMEKDVWDALEWDGLAAGHHPSLFEPPVHSRYYRMRRLLRGTVLR; from the exons ATGGAAAGATGG TATATTGGCGAAAGAGATGTTGATGGCGCCAGAAAGGAGATACTTGAGCGTATCCGGCACGAGAGTGACAAAAAGGTCTTCTATTTTAATGGTTGGAGTGGCTTTGGGGCGGCGCCTGTTCTCAGATCCATAGAGCAAGAACTTCGGTCAATCAAAGCCAAGAAAAATCCTTCAAGACTATGCTTTGACACAATAATTTACATAGATTGCTCAGCATGGGAAAGTAGAAGGGTGATGCAGAGGAAAATCGCAGAGGAGCTAAAACTAGACCCTGAAACAGTGCTGGCCACGTTTGACAAGCAGGATGAAGAGGATGACTTCAATGGTGTGGACCTTGGCTCTAGGGATGTGATTCCTAGTGTTTCGCAAGTGATTTACCAAACCCTGGATAAAAGAAAATTTGTGATGGTTTTCCTTAATGGAAGTGATGATGAGGTTGATTTACATAAGTTTGGTATTATCGCTGATGATTATTGCGACCACGTAATAGTATGGGCATTCAAAAGACGGTCTTTGACTATACATGAACACCGTGATGAGATATCAAGCAAGCTAAGATACACCCACCTTTTTCTCTATGATTATTTGTCAGATAACCAATTAAGTACTTCAGAGTTTCATGCACTGCTGCATGAAGAAGCAGCTAACATAGTTGCTCGCCACCCATGGATGCAAGGCGTCGATCCAACAATGGTAATGGAGTGTTGCCTGTACGAGTTGTTCTTGCAATATAGTTTTCACAGGGCCACGGGATTTGATTGGGTGGCTCATTCTCCAAACTACTGGATGTGTGATGGGATAATTAAGAGAGATGGAACAAGGGAGATTACTGATGCATTGCATCAGGAAATACATTGGGAGTGTGATGATACTTCTCTGTTTGATGAAGTGTTTGAAAAACTCATGGAAGACCCAGAGGCTCCATTTTTGGTGGTCAAGAAGGATGGTATTTCTTACTCTAGAGAGAGCCCATGTTGTCGTTGGATTTGTATGACCTCAAAGAATCTGACAATACAAGAAGATACAAAAGCTATATTGGAAAGGGCATCGTCTTTATTCGTAGCACTTGACAAGTCTGAGAACCCACAAGACTCACCAAATGTGTTTCTTAAACACTGCTGCAACCTTGGCGTGCTAATTCTCTCTCATTGCAGCTTCAGTTTTATGTCACCTCCTTTCCTCCAGTGTGAGGGATTGAGATTCCTCGGATTGGATCACTGCACACATGACAACAGaagtgaaggtgcagggaacaatGCAAACTGGGTGTGTCTACAAAGCCTATGGGTGCTTGACTTACGTTACACAGAATGGGATGCTATCTTATCTGAAGAAAATATGGATATCATGACTAACCTCAGGGAGCTAAATATTGAGGGATTCATGTGTTGTCAGTTAATAAGTGGTAGATTACAGGGAAGGTTGCGTTACCTCCAAAAGCTTCGGATAATCAAACCCACTCATAAAGCAGAGACGACATCAAAAGATTGCAACAACTCATTCGTGGACAAAATAGATCTGGAAATACTTGATTTGTCAGGTAACAGAGACATGGAAAATCTGCCAGCAAACTTATCAATGGCAAAGAGCCTCCAGATGCTTATCCTTGATGGTTGCGACGGGTTAGAGAATGTTGCTGTGCCAGACGGGCTTCCCTCTTCCCTAAGATCATTTAGTTTTGATGGATATGGACCGGCGACCAAATGGATGTCATCCTTTAAGCTGCCCCAAGAATTTTCCGAACCGAAGCAGCCGCATGATGCAGATAAAAGAGATGCCAAAACCTCCAAGATATCCCTACAAGGCTGCACGCAATTGGAGAATTTGTTTGTACGCGGACTACCTAATCTTGTGGAGCTAGACCTCTCAGGAAGTGCAATCAAGGTACTTGACCTCAAAACTATGGTGGTAGATGTCCCAGAACTCAAGCGGCTCTTTTTGCTAGGTTGTGAGAACCTCCGTGCAATAATTTGGGGATCATCAGATGAGCTAAAGCTGGAAGAGGTGTGCATAGACACACGAGCTAAGAGGACACTTGGACTTACTCGGCCGTCCCTTGCCCAGCATAAGCATTTCCGCTTGCAGTTGCATGCTGTTCTCGCAGACGCGAGGCTCGGCAGGTCCTTGTTTCGCCTGCTGTATGATCAATATTATTCGATTGCAAGAGATATTTATTTCAATATCCATGTCACCTCTTCAGTTGAGTACGGTGGGGGTGTTGGGCTCGAAACGACAATCAAGGAGAAGACTGCAGGACCTAGTGATGGTCCCCAGCACCATGTTCTAGCGAGTCCGTATGGTGATGTAACCACCAAGATCGGCAACAATAATGTCCCAATGCTGGTGTTTCCACAGCCCCCGGCTCAACGGTCAGATCATCATATTGAGATTAGTAACGAGAGCCGAAGCTTGGGTACTGAACTGGGGGCAGGTGGCCGTACTTTAGGTTGGCTAACAATACGCTACGCCGAATCCCTGCACGTCCATGATGCCGCAACCAGCAGTAGCATGCCCTCGGGATACTGGGATCGCCTTATGTGGTGCCACGTGGAGAGGTGCCCCAACTTGGATACCATCTTCCCTGGAATCCCTGCAGAGGCGTTCGGTGGACATCAACTACAGACCATCTGGGCATCAGATCTCCAGATGGCCCGATGCATTTGGAGCCAAGGTGTCAGAGGCCACTATGCTTCCTTCCAAAATCTGCAGCACCTGCACCTGCGTTCCTGCCCGAGGCTCCAGTTCGCGCTGCCGGTGTGGGTCCCCTCCTTCCCCAGCCTGAAGACCCTCCACATCATCCACTGCGGCGACCTCACGCACGTCTTCGTGCTGGACGAAAAGTACCCGGAGGAGATAGTCGCCCGCGGCGTACCGTTCCCGAAGCTGACCACCATCCACCTGCACGACCTGCCGAAGCTGCGGCAGATATCTGAGGTCAAGATGCTCGCGCCGGCGCTCAAGACCATCAGGATAAGGGGGTGTTTCGGCCTGCGCCGGCTGCCGGTCTTGCAGGGCCGCGAGCCCGGCGTGAAGAGGCCGGCcgtggagatggagaaggacgTGTGGGACGCGCTGGAGTGGGacgggctcgccgccggccaccaccccaGCCTCTTCGAGCCGCCCGTGCACTCGCGCTACTACAGGATGAGGCGCCTCCTCAGGGGCACCGTTCTCAG GTGA
- the LOC120641021 gene encoding protein PSK SIMULATOR 1-like isoform X2 yields the protein MDCNSCYVLNSRRFVGIADASFEDAADGISEFSDRMSAAHKQKVKGVEETMEIAENHELAWDSNRFSFEDDDDFLLPGNSKLDVMTSGETAPSGKMELSEPRIDRSRSVGTSKAPRLGSVLGTASMAGFGKAVDILDTLGSLVTTFSPDGGFISRSKNKGCKISILAFEVANTILKGASIMQSLSEDTVTYFKRVVLPSEGVQSLVSSDMSELMRIAANDKREELKIFSQEVIRFGNRCKDPQWHNLDRYFFNLESESAPQKQLKETAKAEMQKLMTLVQRTTDLYHELHALDRFEQEYNSKLKGKDTERFEKGDNIQIVRLELKTQRSYVESLKKRSLWSKTLEEVVEKLVEIVHYLHFEINSTFGSSDGFALSAESTASCQRLGPAGLALHYANIIIQIYSILTIDDIRVQMEKSLKWLVPMAVNTTCARGFLRFSEWAKSGTDRVGRRPGQADPIETLYHADKARTEDHILDLVVWLHHLVNQSNHHLVNQSNRPATQKTTDLPLHLTKSAK from the exons ATGGACTGCAACAGCTGCTACG TTCTGAATTCAAGAAGGTTTGTTGGTATCGCCGATGCCAGCTTCGAGGATGCTGCAGATGGCATCAGCGAATTCAGTGACAGGATGAGTGCTGCACACAAGCAGAAGGTTAAGGGCGTTGAAGAAACCATGGAGATTGCGGAGAACCATGAGTTGGCTTGGGATTCTAATCGGTTCTCAttcgaggatgatgatgatttcCTTCTTCCCGGGAACAGTAAGTTGGACGTCATGACATCAGGGGAGACAGCTCCATCTGGCAAAATGGAGTTGTCTGAGCCGAGGATAGACAGGTCTAGAAGTGTTGGAACAAGCAAG GCTCCTAGACTGGGCTCTGTGCTTGGGACAGCCAGCATGGCTGGATTTGGCAAAGCAGTGGACATTTTAGACACATTAGGATCCCTGGTGACGACCTTCAGCCCAGATGGTGGCTTCATTTCTAGATCAAAGAACAAAGGGTGCAAGATATCAATTCTTGCTTTTGAGGTTGCCAACACAATACTTAAAGGTGCCAGTATTATGCAATCTCTCTCGGAAGACACTGTTACGTACTTCAAACGAGTCGTGCTTCCTTCTGAAGGTGTACAGAGTTTGGTTTCCAGTGACATGAGTGAGTTGATGCGAATTGCAGCTAATGACAAAAG GGAAGAGCTGAAAATATTTTCCCAAGAGGTTATCAGGTTTGGCAACCGTTGCAAAGATCCCCAGTGGCATAATCTGGACCGCTATTTTTTCAA TTTAGAATCCGAAAGTGCACCCCAGAAGCAACTGAAAGAAACAGCCAAAGCAGAGATGCAAAAGTTGATGACTCTTGTTCAACGTACAACT GATTTGTACCATGAGCTTCATGCATTAGATAGATTTGAGCAAGAATACAACTCTAAGTTAAAGGGAAAGGATACAGAGAGATTTGAAAAAG GAGATAATATTCAAATTGTGAGACTGGAGTTGAAGACCCAAAGGAGCTACGTGGAGAGCTTGAAGAAAAGATCTCTCTGGTCCAAGACGTTGGAAGAA GTGGTCGAGAAGCTTGTAGAAATCGTGCATTACTTACATTTTGAGATCAACAGTACTTTTGGATCTTCTG ATGGATTTGCTTTGAGTGCTGAATCAACTGCGAGCTGTCAAAGGCTAGGACCTGCTGGGCTGGCATTACATTATGCAAACATTATCATTCAGATCTATAGCATT CTCACCATTGATGATATAAGGGTTCAAATGGAGAAATCATTGAAATGGCTTGTTCCTATGGCCGTCAATACCACCTG TGCCCGAGGCTTCTTGAGGTTTAGCGAATGGGCTAAGTCGGG GACTGACAGGGTCGGGAGACGACCAGGTCAAGCAGATCCAATCGAGACGCTCTACCATGCCGACAAGGCAAGGACCGAGGATCACATCCTGGATTTAGTCGTTTGGCTTCACCACCTTGTCAACCAGAGTAACCACCACCTTGTCAACCAGAGTAACCGGCCAGCAACGCAAAAGACCACTGACCTGCCGTTACATCTAACCAAAAGTGCGAAATGA
- the LOC120641021 gene encoding protein PSK SIMULATOR 1-like isoform X1, with protein MDCNSCYVLNSRRFVGIADASFEDAADGISEFSDRMSAAHKQKVKGVEETMEIAENHELAWDSNRFSFEDDDDFLLPGNSKLDVMTSGETAPSGKMELSEPRIDRSRSVGTSKAPRLGSVLGTASMAGFGKAVDILDTLGSLVTTFSPDGGFISRSKNKGCKISILAFEVANTILKGASIMQSLSEDTVTYFKRVVLPSEGVQSLVSSDMSELMRIAANDKREELKIFSQEVIRFGNRCKDPQWHNLDRYFFNLESESAPQKQLKETAKAEMQKLMTLVQRTTDLYHELHALDRFEQEYNSKLKGKDTERFEKGDNIQIVRLELKTQRSYVESLKKRSLWSKTLEEVVEKLVEIVHYLHFEINSTFGSSDGFALSAESTASCQRLGPAGLALHYANIIIQIYSIVSRSGYVPSNTREALYQGLPPRVKSALPNRLKTSLVPQELTIDDIRVQMEKSLKWLVPMAVNTTCARGFLRFSEWAKSGTDRVGRRPGQADPIETLYHADKARTEDHILDLVVWLHHLVNQSNHHLVNQSNRPATQKTTDLPLHLTKSAK; from the exons ATGGACTGCAACAGCTGCTACG TTCTGAATTCAAGAAGGTTTGTTGGTATCGCCGATGCCAGCTTCGAGGATGCTGCAGATGGCATCAGCGAATTCAGTGACAGGATGAGTGCTGCACACAAGCAGAAGGTTAAGGGCGTTGAAGAAACCATGGAGATTGCGGAGAACCATGAGTTGGCTTGGGATTCTAATCGGTTCTCAttcgaggatgatgatgatttcCTTCTTCCCGGGAACAGTAAGTTGGACGTCATGACATCAGGGGAGACAGCTCCATCTGGCAAAATGGAGTTGTCTGAGCCGAGGATAGACAGGTCTAGAAGTGTTGGAACAAGCAAG GCTCCTAGACTGGGCTCTGTGCTTGGGACAGCCAGCATGGCTGGATTTGGCAAAGCAGTGGACATTTTAGACACATTAGGATCCCTGGTGACGACCTTCAGCCCAGATGGTGGCTTCATTTCTAGATCAAAGAACAAAGGGTGCAAGATATCAATTCTTGCTTTTGAGGTTGCCAACACAATACTTAAAGGTGCCAGTATTATGCAATCTCTCTCGGAAGACACTGTTACGTACTTCAAACGAGTCGTGCTTCCTTCTGAAGGTGTACAGAGTTTGGTTTCCAGTGACATGAGTGAGTTGATGCGAATTGCAGCTAATGACAAAAG GGAAGAGCTGAAAATATTTTCCCAAGAGGTTATCAGGTTTGGCAACCGTTGCAAAGATCCCCAGTGGCATAATCTGGACCGCTATTTTTTCAA TTTAGAATCCGAAAGTGCACCCCAGAAGCAACTGAAAGAAACAGCCAAAGCAGAGATGCAAAAGTTGATGACTCTTGTTCAACGTACAACT GATTTGTACCATGAGCTTCATGCATTAGATAGATTTGAGCAAGAATACAACTCTAAGTTAAAGGGAAAGGATACAGAGAGATTTGAAAAAG GAGATAATATTCAAATTGTGAGACTGGAGTTGAAGACCCAAAGGAGCTACGTGGAGAGCTTGAAGAAAAGATCTCTCTGGTCCAAGACGTTGGAAGAA GTGGTCGAGAAGCTTGTAGAAATCGTGCATTACTTACATTTTGAGATCAACAGTACTTTTGGATCTTCTG ATGGATTTGCTTTGAGTGCTGAATCAACTGCGAGCTGTCAAAGGCTAGGACCTGCTGGGCTGGCATTACATTATGCAAACATTATCATTCAGATCTATAGCATT GTTTCTCGATCAGGTTATGTACCATCAAACACAAGAGAGGCCCTCTACCAGGGGCTGCCACCAAGGGTCAAATCGGCTCTACCAAATAGATTAAAAACTTCCTTAGTGCCTCAGGAG CTCACCATTGATGATATAAGGGTTCAAATGGAGAAATCATTGAAATGGCTTGTTCCTATGGCCGTCAATACCACCTG TGCCCGAGGCTTCTTGAGGTTTAGCGAATGGGCTAAGTCGGG GACTGACAGGGTCGGGAGACGACCAGGTCAAGCAGATCCAATCGAGACGCTCTACCATGCCGACAAGGCAAGGACCGAGGATCACATCCTGGATTTAGTCGTTTGGCTTCACCACCTTGTCAACCAGAGTAACCACCACCTTGTCAACCAGAGTAACCGGCCAGCAACGCAAAAGACCACTGACCTGCCGTTACATCTAACCAAAAGTGCGAAATGA